One window of the Desulfovibrio sp. genome contains the following:
- a CDS encoding benzoate/H(+) symporter BenE family transporter: MPFFKDCSGTAAVAAVLAVVVSFTGSAVLIFQAAHLAGLSEAVTSSWIWAVSIGSGITGIFLSWKMKIPVITAWSTPGAALLIAMLPGVPLGEAIGAYIASALIITVIGLTGTLDAIMRRIPAAVSSGMFAGILFSFGARVFSSVRPDPVLALGMIGCFIVFRRVSPRYSVAVVMAVGMGIAAAGGMMHFESLAFAPTAPVFITPQFSWATVVGLGIPLALVTITGQYISGMAVLHASGYRVQSNGIMAVTGICSALLAPFGAHAINLSSLTAAICTGTEAHKDPSRRYVAGVFCGGLYIVAGVLGSTIISLFSALPQTFVAVLAGLALISAFTTGFMGIFKDSDNIEAGIFAFLATASGMDFLGLGSPFWGLLFGGLMFAVLAWRKPCPQCSQKKA; encoded by the coding sequence ATGCCTTTTTTCAAAGACTGTTCCGGCACCGCCGCGGTTGCGGCTGTACTGGCTGTCGTCGTCTCTTTTACCGGATCTGCCGTGCTCATCTTTCAGGCTGCCCATCTGGCTGGCCTGTCGGAGGCTGTGACTTCCTCATGGATATGGGCTGTATCCATCGGCAGCGGCATAACCGGAATCTTTTTGAGCTGGAAAATGAAGATACCGGTTATCACGGCATGGTCCACGCCGGGGGCCGCCCTGCTGATTGCCATGCTGCCCGGAGTACCGCTGGGCGAGGCTATCGGGGCCTACATTGCCAGCGCCCTGATCATCACGGTCATCGGCCTCACCGGCACGCTCGACGCCATCATGAGGCGCATACCGGCGGCGGTGAGTTCCGGCATGTTTGCGGGCATTCTTTTCAGCTTTGGTGCACGGGTTTTCAGCAGCGTGCGGCCTGATCCCGTGCTGGCTTTGGGCATGATTGGGTGCTTCATCGTGTTTCGGCGCGTCTCGCCTCGGTATTCAGTGGCGGTGGTTATGGCTGTGGGCATGGGCATAGCGGCGGCAGGCGGCATGATGCATTTTGAAAGTCTGGCTTTTGCGCCCACCGCACCGGTATTCATCACGCCGCAGTTTTCATGGGCAACCGTTGTGGGTCTGGGCATTCCGCTGGCCCTGGTAACCATTACGGGGCAATACATTTCAGGCATGGCAGTGCTGCATGCCTCTGGCTACCGTGTGCAGTCCAACGGCATCATGGCTGTGACAGGCATATGCTCTGCTCTGCTGGCTCCCTTTGGCGCACACGCCATCAACCTTTCTTCACTCACGGCCGCCATCTGCACCGGGACGGAAGCCCACAAAGATCCGTCCAGACGATACGTTGCGGGTGTTTTTTGCGGGGGGCTGTATATTGTTGCCGGGGTGCTGGGCTCAACCATCATCTCGCTGTTTTCGGCCCTGCCCCAAACATTTGTGGCTGTGCTGGCGGGCCTTGCCCTGATCAGCGCGTTTACCACTGGCTTTATGGGTATATTCAAGGACAGCGATAACATCGAAGCGGGCATTTTTGCCTTTCTGGCCACGGCCTCGGGTATGGATTTTCTCGGTCTTGGTTCCCCTTTCTGGGGCTTGCTGTTTGGCGGCCTTATGTTTGCAGTGCTGGCCTGGCGTAAACCATGTCCTCAATGCTCACAAAAAAAGGCATAG